In the Brassica napus cultivar Da-Ae chromosome A7, Da-Ae, whole genome shotgun sequence genome, one interval contains:
- the LOC125576113 gene encoding uncharacterized protein LOC125576113 — MNSQTEIGGSSSGEKEEEKEEKEKEEPPLWNYVTKLEKLGATGGTWRFKCSFCDEVRQGSYSRVKAHLLALKGQGISICRRSTMTDKLEMPKLENEFELKKSLSGRRAVPLPCESVSKKRKSCISPIVASFGIQARDQLDQEIARMFYTGGVPFNLARNPSYHWSYQFAAASKLDGYVPPSYNKLRTTLLQQEKSNVEKFGPMFLKAENCFGEVKDKFFIAKLLEEVIHQVGDQNVVQVITDNASNCKAAGDLIEGRFPHIYWTSCVVHTLNLALKNICAARNVETNQETYEKCNWITDIHGDALAIKNFIMNHNMRLAIFGKFSPLRLHVRDRDGDDEPLLTAAINIMFQLNSSSPLSLDPPCLHFDDDLSVTLSNVTMSTP, encoded by the exons atgaattCTCAAACTGAAATTGGTGGTAGTAGCTCTggtgaaaaagaagaagaaaaagaagaaaaagaaaaagaagaaccaCCACTATGGAATTATGTAACTAAGCTGGAGAAGCTAGGAGCAACAGGAGGAACATGGAGATTTAAGTGCAGTTTTTGTGATGAGGTTCGACAAGGATCATATTCTAGAGTCAAAGCGCATTTACTTGCACTGAAAGGGCAGGGGATTTCGATCTGTAGAAGATCAACAATGACTGACAAGCTTGAAATGCCGAAGTTGGAAAATGAATTTGAGCTGAAGAAATCTTTGTCGGGACGTAGAGCAGTTCCATTACCGTGTGAATCTGTTTCTAAGAAGAGGAAATCTTGTATTTCACCAATTGTTGCATCATTTGGTATTCAAGCTAGAGATCAGTTGGATCAAGAAATTGCAAGGATGTTTTATACAGGAGGTGTGCCATTCAATCTTGCAAGAAATCCTAGCTATCATTGGTCTTATCAGTTTGCTGCTGCCAGCAAACTTGATGGGTATGTGCCTCCAAGTTATAATAAACTCCGAACAACTTTGTTGCAGCAAGAGAAGAGCAATGTTGAGAAGTT TGGTCCTATGTTTCTCAAGGCTGAGAATTGTTTCGGGGAGGTAAAAGATAAATTCTTCATTGCTAAATTGTTGGAAGAAGTTATTCATCAAGTGGGTGATCAAAATGTTGTACAAGTCATCACTGATAATGCTTCAAATTGTAAGGCTGCTGGAGACCTTATTGAGGGGAGGTTTCCTCACATCTATTGGACATCATGTGTTGTTCATACTCTCAATCTCGCTCTGAAAAATATTTGTGCAGCAAGGAATGTGGAAACAAATCAAGAAACATATGAGAAGTGTAATTGGATTACTGACATTCATGGAGATGCCCTTGCAATAAAAAACTTCATCATGAACCACAACATGAGACTAGCCATTTTTGGTAAGTTCTCTCCGCTGAGACTACACGTTCGGGACCGGGACGGGGACGATGAACCATTGCTCACAGCTGCTATAAATATCATGTTTCAGTTAAACTCTTCATCTCCCTTATCACTTGACCCCCCCTGTCTCCACTTCGATGATGATCTATCTGTTACTCTGTCAAACGTTACAATGAGTACGCCGTGA
- the LOC125576453 gene encoding WEB family protein At3g02930, chloroplastic-like, with protein MLSEEKNKILSELERSKEEEEKSEIAMQSLASALHQEASKLKETLLSLGCQDYETHIEDLKLVIKSTNLKYEKTLHEVEITKKQFESSMVDWEMREAGLVNHVKKFDEEVSSMGKEMNRLGNLVKRAMEEAAAALKKESEMKDDLKDVEDEVIYLQELFCS; from the coding sequence ATGCTATCGGAAGAGAAGAATAAGATCTTGTCAGAGCTGGAGAGGTCgaaagaggaagaggagaagagtGAGATAGCTATGCAAAGTTTAGCTTCAGCATTGCACCAAGAAGCAAGCAAGTTGAAAGAAACGTTGTTGAGCCTAGGTTGTCAGGACTATGAGACACATATAGAAGATCTGAAGCTGGTCATCAAATCAACAAACTTGAAATACGAGAAGACACTTCACGAGGTGGAAATAACCAAGAAACAGTTTGAGAGCTCAATGGTGGATTGGGAGATGAGAGAAGCCGGTTTGGTGAACCACGTGAAGAAGTTTGATGAAGAGGTTTCTTCAATGGGGAAAGAAATGAACAGGTTGGGTAATTTGGTGAAAAGGGCAATGGAAGAAGCTGCTGCAGCATTGAAGAAAGAATCTGAGATGAAAGATGATCTTAAAGATGTGGAAGATGAGGTGATTTATCTTCAGGAATTATTTTgttcataa
- the LOC125576452 gene encoding uncharacterized protein At4g15970-like isoform X2, protein MITSKKIAASSRPMKQTPLQLQTKCRGLKWVVLFVLIFFLSLVVYHFASLAQPQPLPLPQSSSFYAFVPPLISDKKNSNNNDNFEAEDSKNLERILREASMAEKTVIVTMMNQAYADLNSTFDVFLEGFQVGDGTEKLLRHVLVVCLDERAYSHCVEVFPHRCFLLRTTGIDFSGERLFTVGDYLEMMWRRTEFLGSSLKLGYNFLFTDMDTVWLRDPFPRLIPDVDFQIACDRFNGNSSDTRNYADGGFKFVVANHRTIEFYNYWYESRLRYPGNNEQDVINKIKGNKYLNKIGLKMRFLDTTHVGNFCQRNWDITKVCVMHGNCCIGQDNKIKDLRQVLDDWTAYFSNGDRAREFRQPMNCWRSLRRQYNKERG, encoded by the exons ATGATCACCTCTAAGAAAATAGCGGCGAGCTCTAGGCCGATGAAACAGACGCCGCTGCAGCTTCAAACGAAGTGTAGAGGGCTTAAATGggttgttttatttgttttaatatttttcctGTCTCTAGTTGTCTATCATTTTGCTTCACTTGCTCAGCCACAGCCTCTACCGCTCCCGCAGTCTTCCAGCTTTTATGCGTTTGTTCCGCCTCTGAtctcagacaaaaaaaattctaacaacAATGATAAC TTTGAGGCAGAAGATAGTAAAAATTTGGAAAGAATTCTAAGGGAAGCATCGATGGCGGAGAAGACCGTGATAGTGACGATGATGAATCAGGCTTATGCGGATCTAAACTCAACATTTGATGTGTTTCTCGAGGGCTTTCAAGTCGGTGATGGCACAGAGAAGTTGCTCCGTCACGTGCTCGTGGTGTGTTTGGACGAGAGAGCTTACTCACATTGCGTGGAGGTCTTTCCTCACCGTTGTTTCTTGCTGAGGACTACCGGCATTGATTTCTCAGGCGAGAGGCTGTTCACGGTGGGGGATTATCTCGAGATGATGTGGCGCCGAACCGAGTTCTTGGGTTCTTCGCTTAAGCTCGGATATAACTTCCTCTTCACG GACATGGATACAGTGTGGCTTCGAGATCCATTTCCTCGATTAATTCCGGATGTAGATTTTCAAATCGCTTGCGACCGCTTCAACGGAAATTCTAGCGATACCCGCAATTATGCCGATGGAGGATTCAAATTTGTCGTGGCGAACCACAGAACAATCGAGTTCTACAACTATTGGTATGAGTCCAGACTAAGATACCCTGGCAATAACGAGCAGGACGTAATTAACAAGATCAAAGGCAATAAATATCTCAACAAAATCGGACTCAAAATGAGGTTTCTAGACACGACACATGTCGGAAATTTCTGCCAACGAAACTGGGATATTACCAAAGTTTGTGTAATGCATGGGAATTGTTGCATTGGACAGGATAATAAGATAAAAGATTTAAGACAAGTTCTTGACGACTGGACGGCTTATTTTTCCAATGGAGACCGGGCAAGGGAGTTTCGTCAGCCGATGAATTGCTGGAGAAGTCTAAGGCGGCAGTATAATAAAGAGCGtggttaa
- the LOC125576452 gene encoding uncharacterized protein At4g15970-like isoform X1, whose translation MITSKKIAASSRPMKQTPLQLQTKCRGLKWVVLFVLIFFLSLVVYHFASLAQPQPLPLPQSSSFYAFVPPLISDKKNSNNNDNGQFEAEDSKNLERILREASMAEKTVIVTMMNQAYADLNSTFDVFLEGFQVGDGTEKLLRHVLVVCLDERAYSHCVEVFPHRCFLLRTTGIDFSGERLFTVGDYLEMMWRRTEFLGSSLKLGYNFLFTDMDTVWLRDPFPRLIPDVDFQIACDRFNGNSSDTRNYADGGFKFVVANHRTIEFYNYWYESRLRYPGNNEQDVINKIKGNKYLNKIGLKMRFLDTTHVGNFCQRNWDITKVCVMHGNCCIGQDNKIKDLRQVLDDWTAYFSNGDRAREFRQPMNCWRSLRRQYNKERG comes from the exons ATGATCACCTCTAAGAAAATAGCGGCGAGCTCTAGGCCGATGAAACAGACGCCGCTGCAGCTTCAAACGAAGTGTAGAGGGCTTAAATGggttgttttatttgttttaatatttttcctGTCTCTAGTTGTCTATCATTTTGCTTCACTTGCTCAGCCACAGCCTCTACCGCTCCCGCAGTCTTCCAGCTTTTATGCGTTTGTTCCGCCTCTGAtctcagacaaaaaaaattctaacaacAATGATAAC ggACAGTTTGAGGCAGAAGATAGTAAAAATTTGGAAAGAATTCTAAGGGAAGCATCGATGGCGGAGAAGACCGTGATAGTGACGATGATGAATCAGGCTTATGCGGATCTAAACTCAACATTTGATGTGTTTCTCGAGGGCTTTCAAGTCGGTGATGGCACAGAGAAGTTGCTCCGTCACGTGCTCGTGGTGTGTTTGGACGAGAGAGCTTACTCACATTGCGTGGAGGTCTTTCCTCACCGTTGTTTCTTGCTGAGGACTACCGGCATTGATTTCTCAGGCGAGAGGCTGTTCACGGTGGGGGATTATCTCGAGATGATGTGGCGCCGAACCGAGTTCTTGGGTTCTTCGCTTAAGCTCGGATATAACTTCCTCTTCACG GACATGGATACAGTGTGGCTTCGAGATCCATTTCCTCGATTAATTCCGGATGTAGATTTTCAAATCGCTTGCGACCGCTTCAACGGAAATTCTAGCGATACCCGCAATTATGCCGATGGAGGATTCAAATTTGTCGTGGCGAACCACAGAACAATCGAGTTCTACAACTATTGGTATGAGTCCAGACTAAGATACCCTGGCAATAACGAGCAGGACGTAATTAACAAGATCAAAGGCAATAAATATCTCAACAAAATCGGACTCAAAATGAGGTTTCTAGACACGACACATGTCGGAAATTTCTGCCAACGAAACTGGGATATTACCAAAGTTTGTGTAATGCATGGGAATTGTTGCATTGGACAGGATAATAAGATAAAAGATTTAAGACAAGTTCTTGACGACTGGACGGCTTATTTTTCCAATGGAGACCGGGCAAGGGAGTTTCGTCAGCCGATGAATTGCTGGAGAAGTCTAAGGCGGCAGTATAATAAAGAGCGtggttaa